The following coding sequences lie in one Eubacterium ventriosum genomic window:
- a CDS encoding SseB family protein: MNKDNSKVDKGLQGNEKIEEAIAILQSQSTPELLAHTLTVIRRRMKEQGQLIIAVEPSPLSNEMNVQAVKTSDGKNWWVAFTGFDEELKGGDSVKSTFLTDMDKLFQSALTVDEIEGVIINPWNRTIMLNKRLISIILGTADN; the protein is encoded by the coding sequence ATGAATAAAGATAATTCAAAAGTGGACAAGGGACTGCAGGGCAATGAAAAAATCGAAGAAGCCATTGCCATACTTCAAAGTCAGTCTACACCTGAACTGTTGGCGCACACACTTACAGTTATCAGAAGAAGAATGAAAGAACAGGGACAGCTTATTATTGCAGTTGAACCTTCACCATTAAGCAATGAAATGAACGTTCAGGCAGTAAAAACATCAGACGGAAAAAACTGGTGGGTTGCTTTTACAGGTTTTGATGAAGAGTTAAAAGGTGGCGACAGTGTAAAATCTACTTTTTTAACAGATATGGATAAGCTTTTTCAGTCAGCATTAACAGTGGATGAAATTGAGGGTGTAATAATCAATCCTTGGAACAGAACAATAATGTTAAACAAGAGATTGATAAGTATAATCCTTGGAACAGCTGATAATTAG
- the pckA gene encoding phosphoenolpyruvate carboxykinase (ATP): MAEINLSKYGITGTTEIVYNPSYETLFEEETKPELEGYEKGQESELGAVNVMTGIYTGRSPKDKFIVEDENSKDTVWWTTDEYKNDNHKASKEAWAAVKDLAIKELSNKKLYVVDAFCGANKDTRMAIRFIVEVAWQAHFVTNMFIKPTEEELKDFEPDFVVYNASKAKVENYKELGLNSETAVVFNITSREQVIVNTWYGGEMKKGMFSMMNYFLPLKGIASMHCSANTDLNGENTAIFFGLSGTGKTTLSTDPKRLLIGDDEHGWDDNGVFNFEGGCYAKVINLDKESEPDIYNAIRRDALLENVTLDAEGKIDFADKSVTENTRVSYPINHIKNIVRPISSAPAAKNVIFLSADAFGVLPPVSILTEAQTQYYFLSGFTAKLAGTERGITEPTPTFSACFGQAFLELHPTKYAEELVKKMEKNGAKAYLVNTGWNGTGKRISIKDTRGIIDAILNGDILNAPTKQIPYFNFEVPTELTGVDTGILDPRDTYADASEWEAKAKDLAERFIKNFAKYEGNEAGKALVSAGPQI; encoded by the coding sequence ATGGCAGAAATCAATTTAAGCAAGTATGGTATCACAGGTACAACAGAAATCGTGTACAATCCTTCATATGAAACATTATTTGAAGAAGAAACAAAACCAGAACTTGAAGGTTACGAAAAAGGACAGGAGAGCGAACTTGGTGCTGTTAACGTTATGACTGGTATTTATACAGGTCGTTCACCAAAAGATAAATTTATCGTTGAAGACGAAAATTCAAAAGACACAGTATGGTGGACAACAGATGAATACAAGAATGATAACCACAAGGCAAGCAAGGAAGCTTGGGCTGCTGTAAAGGATCTTGCTATTAAAGAACTTTCAAATAAGAAACTTTATGTAGTAGATGCTTTCTGTGGAGCAAACAAAGACACACGTATGGCAATCCGTTTCATCGTTGAAGTTGCTTGGCAGGCTCATTTTGTAACAAATATGTTTATTAAGCCAACAGAAGAAGAACTTAAAGACTTCGAACCAGACTTTGTTGTATACAATGCTTCAAAGGCTAAGGTTGAAAACTATAAAGAATTAGGACTTAACTCAGAAACAGCAGTTGTGTTCAACATCACAAGCCGTGAACAGGTTATCGTTAATACATGGTACGGCGGAGAAATGAAGAAGGGTATGTTCTCAATGATGAACTACTTCCTTCCACTTAAGGGAATTGCTTCAATGCACTGCTCAGCTAACACTGACTTAAACGGTGAAAACACAGCAATCTTCTTCGGTCTTTCAGGAACAGGTAAGACAACACTTTCAACAGATCCTAAGCGTTTACTTATCGGTGATGATGAACATGGTTGGGATGACAACGGCGTATTCAACTTTGAAGGTGGATGCTACGCTAAGGTTATCAACTTAGATAAAGAATCAGAACCAGATATCTACAATGCAATCAGACGTGACGCTCTTCTTGAGAACGTAACACTTGATGCTGAAGGAAAGATTGATTTTGCAGATAAGAGTGTAACAGAAAATACTCGTGTATCTTACCCAATCAATCATATCAAAAACATTGTAAGACCTATTTCATCTGCACCAGCAGCTAAGAACGTTATCTTCTTATCAGCAGATGCATTTGGAGTATTACCACCAGTATCAATCCTTACAGAAGCTCAGACACAGTACTACTTCTTATCAGGATTTACAGCAAAACTTGCTGGTACAGAACGTGGAATTACAGAACCTACACCAACATTCTCAGCATGTTTCGGACAGGCTTTCTTAGAGCTTCATCCAACAAAATACGCTGAAGAATTAGTTAAGAAGATGGAAAAGAATGGAGCTAAGGCTTACTTAGTTAACACAGGATGGAATGGTACAGGAAAGCGTATCTCAATTAAGGATACACGTGGTATCATAGATGCTATCTTAAACGGTGACATCTTAAATGCACCAACAAAGCAGATTCCATACTTCAACTTTGAAGTTCCAACAGAACTTACAGGTGTTGATACAGGAATCCTTGATCCTAGAGATACTTACGCTGATGCTTCAGAATGGGAAGCTAAGGCTAAGGACTTAGCTGAAAGATTCATCAAGAACTTTGCTAAGTATGAAGGAAATGAAGCTGGTAAGGCTTTAGTTTCAGCAGGACCACAGATCTAA
- a CDS encoding putative ABC transporter permease codes for MIHFTVYDLLWMFFIYSFLGWLFETVSASLKQKKFANRGLVNGPFCVLYGITAVIITVGLQELTGIWLFLFAMIYATVVEWIAGHLIELAFKERWWDYSNVKWNFDGYVCVPVSVFWGFLGYVIVKWGNKITLKILTILPELLMNVILLVLVGVMIVDILASYLLLKGKSKNLKKWESANDKIDSVRVKLGTLIYNFVDGRIHKAYPKAQKTENIKVQSKEESETKVFAYGCSFYKIVLLFFIGAFLGDITETIFCRITEGVWMSRSSVVWGPFSIVWGLAIAVVTQMLYKYKDKSDSFLFAVGTLLGGAYEYLCSVFTEIVFGKVFWDYSDIPFNLGGRINLLYCFFWGIAAVVWFKKLYPYISRAIELLPMLWGKIVTWILIIFMVINCGVSSLALIRYDERDRGISATSQWQKVMDSHFDDGRMERIYPKAKSTK; via the coding sequence ATGATACATTTTACTGTCTATGATTTATTATGGATGTTTTTTATATATTCATTTCTGGGATGGCTATTTGAAACAGTATCAGCATCATTAAAACAGAAAAAATTCGCTAACAGAGGTTTGGTTAATGGACCTTTTTGTGTTCTTTATGGAATAACAGCAGTAATAATTACGGTGGGTTTACAGGAATTAACAGGAATCTGGCTATTTTTATTTGCAATGATTTATGCCACTGTAGTTGAGTGGATAGCAGGACATCTTATTGAATTGGCATTTAAAGAACGTTGGTGGGATTACTCCAATGTTAAATGGAATTTTGACGGATACGTATGCGTTCCTGTTTCAGTGTTTTGGGGATTTTTAGGTTATGTTATTGTAAAATGGGGAAATAAGATTACATTAAAAATTCTTACAATTTTGCCGGAACTGTTAATGAACGTCATTTTATTAGTTCTTGTAGGGGTAATGATAGTAGACATATTGGCATCTTATCTTTTGTTAAAAGGAAAAAGCAAAAATTTAAAAAAATGGGAAAGTGCCAATGATAAGATAGACAGCGTTAGGGTAAAACTTGGAACTTTAATTTACAATTTTGTAGACGGACGTATTCACAAAGCTTATCCTAAAGCACAAAAAACTGAAAATATAAAAGTTCAGTCAAAAGAAGAAAGTGAAACTAAGGTTTTTGCCTACGGATGTAGTTTTTATAAAATAGTATTGTTGTTTTTTATAGGAGCGTTTCTTGGTGATATAACGGAAACTATTTTTTGCAGAATAACTGAAGGCGTGTGGATGAGCCGAAGCAGTGTGGTTTGGGGACCTTTTAGTATTGTCTGGGGACTTGCAATAGCTGTGGTTACCCAGATGCTTTATAAATATAAAGACAAAAGCGACAGCTTCTTGTTTGCGGTAGGCACTCTCCTTGGTGGCGCTTATGAATATTTGTGCAGCGTTTTTACGGAGATAGTTTTTGGAAAAGTATTTTGGGATTATAGCGATATTCCTTTTAACTTGGGTGGTAGAATTAATCTGTTGTATTGTTTTTTCTGGGGCATAGCAGCAGTTGTCTGGTTTAAAAAACTTTATCCATACATATCTAGAGCAATAGAATTATTACCAATGCTATGGGGCAAAATTGTCACATGGATTTTGATAATATTTATGGTAATAAATTGTGGTGTATCAAGCTTAGCCTTAATCAGATATGATGAGAGAGATAGGGGCATAAGTGCAACTTCCCAATGGCAGAAGGTTATGGATAGTCATTTTGATGATGGCAGAATGGAGAGAATTTATCCAAAGGCAAAGTCCACGAAATAG
- a CDS encoding sce7726 family protein, which produces MLKDQDIREPLFDFFDEKFGKVRIIEEKQIAKSRADVMLVLEEKLIGVEIKSDADTYARLARQVKDYNKFFDYNYVVVGSSHSKHIEEHVPEYWGIIEAISKEESVEFNVLREPEINKRAQRTYKMKRKLSILWRPELSHIQEINGMPKYKQRSKDFVITKIMEKVQWDLLHRQISEELFQRDYNTISETIKEWRSSNKH; this is translated from the coding sequence ATGTTAAAAGATCAGGATATAAGAGAGCCGTTATTTGATTTTTTTGATGAAAAATTCGGTAAGGTACGAATAATAGAAGAAAAGCAGATTGCAAAATCAAGAGCTGATGTAATGCTTGTTCTTGAAGAGAAGCTTATTGGCGTGGAAATCAAAAGTGATGCGGATACATACGCAAGGCTTGCAAGACAGGTGAAGGATTATAATAAGTTTTTTGATTATAATTATGTGGTTGTGGGAAGTAGCCACTCAAAGCATATTGAAGAACATGTTCCGGAATACTGGGGAATTATTGAGGCGATTAGTAAGGAAGAAAGTGTGGAATTTAATGTTTTAAGAGAGCCGGAAATTAATAAGCGTGCCCAAAGAACTTATAAGATGAAGCGTAAGCTAAGTATATTGTGGCGACCGGAACTTTCCCATATACAGGAGATTAACGGTATGCCTAAGTACAAACAGAGGAGCAAGGATTTTGTTATAACAAAGATAATGGAGAAGGTGCAGTGGGATTTGTTACACAGGCAGATTAGTGAAGAACTTTTTCAAAGGGATTATAATACTATAAGTGAAACAATAAAGGAGTGGAGAAGCTCTAATAAACATTAA
- a CDS encoding helix-turn-helix transcriptional regulator — translation MAKGSNQKLKIVYLIKILTEKTDEQHSITMNEIISELKAYGVNAERKSLYNDIENLRQYGLDIVGEQHDRTYYYYLVSRQFELAELKLLVDSVQSAKFITERKTNQLIKKIEGLASEYQASQLQHQVYVSQRVKTTNEKIYYNVDKIHTAIDRNSMISFQYFQWNVKKEMVLRKDGEPYIVSPWALTWDDENYYMVAIDSSDEKVKHFRVDKMLNIEFLDKPRLGGEKFSGQNADVGLYAKKVFGMFSGEEEIIKLECKNEMAGVIIDRFGKDTMFIPKDDEHFTANVKVIVSNQFISWIFSLGDGVKIVGPEDILEKVKTEVKRLSKQYFE, via the coding sequence ATGGCAAAAGGAAGCAATCAGAAATTAAAGATAGTATATCTGATAAAGATATTAACTGAGAAAACTGATGAGCAGCATAGCATAACAATGAATGAAATCATTAGTGAGTTAAAGGCGTATGGGGTGAATGCTGAACGTAAAAGTCTTTATAATGATATTGAGAATTTGCGTCAATATGGATTGGATATTGTAGGAGAACAGCACGACAGAACTTATTACTATTATTTGGTAAGCAGACAGTTTGAATTGGCAGAGTTGAAGTTATTGGTAGATTCGGTGCAGTCAGCTAAATTCATTACTGAAAGGAAGACTAACCAACTTATTAAGAAGATTGAGGGTTTGGCAAGCGAATATCAGGCATCACAGCTTCAGCATCAGGTTTATGTATCTCAGCGCGTAAAGACAACTAATGAGAAGATTTATTATAATGTGGATAAGATACATACTGCAATTGACAGAAATTCTATGATTAGTTTTCAGTATTTCCAGTGGAATGTGAAGAAGGAAATGGTTTTGAGAAAGGACGGAGAACCTTACATAGTAAGTCCTTGGGCTTTAACTTGGGATGATGAGAACTATTATATGGTTGCAATTGATTCAAGTGATGAAAAAGTTAAACATTTCAGGGTTGATAAGATGCTTAACATTGAATTTTTGGACAAACCACGACTTGGAGGAGAAAAGTTTAGCGGGCAGAATGCAGATGTAGGTTTATATGCCAAGAAAGTATTTGGTATGTTTTCCGGCGAAGAGGAAATAATAAAACTAGAGTGCAAAAACGAAATGGCAGGTGTTATTATTGACCGATTCGGAAAAGACACTATGTTTATACCAAAAGATGATGAACATTTTACTGCAAATGTAAAAGTAATAGTAAGCAATCAGTTTATTTCATGGATATTTTCTTTAGGTGACGGTGTAAAGATTGTGGGACCTGAGGATATTTTGGAAAAAGTTAAGACAGAGGTTAAAAGACTGTCTAAACAGTATTTTGAATAA
- the bsh gene encoding choloylglycine hydrolase: MCTAATYKTNDFYFGRTLDYEFSYGDEVTITPRNYGFDFRHMGILESHYAIIGMAYVAGGYPLYYDGINEKGLGMAGLNFVGNAKFQPIEEGRDNIAQFEFIPWILGRCQSVKEARELIGRMNLVSTPFSEQLPSAQLHWIISDSEESITVEPVAEGLKVYDNPVGVLTNNPPFPQQMFMLNNYMNLSPRQPENKFASELDLTTYSRGMGALGLPGDLSSASRFAKVAFTKMNSVSGNSEAESVSQFFHILGSVDQQRGCCEVAEDKYEITLYTSCCNAKKGIYYYTTYDNQQITAVDMNRENLDGAEVVRYPLIKEQQINWQN; the protein is encoded by the coding sequence ATGTGTACAGCAGCAACTTATAAAACTAATGATTTTTATTTTGGAAGAACTTTAGACTATGAATTTTCATATGGTGATGAGGTAACAATAACACCTAGAAATTATGGATTTGATTTTAGACATATGGGAATATTGGAGAGCCATTATGCAATTATCGGTATGGCATATGTGGCAGGAGGGTACCCATTGTATTATGATGGAATTAATGAGAAGGGACTTGGAATGGCAGGGCTTAATTTTGTGGGCAATGCTAAGTTTCAGCCTATTGAAGAGGGCAGGGACAATATAGCCCAGTTTGAATTTATTCCATGGATTCTTGGTAGATGCCAGTCAGTTAAAGAGGCGAGAGAACTTATAGGCAGAATGAATCTTGTTTCAACACCTTTTAGTGAGCAGTTGCCATCAGCTCAGTTACATTGGATTATTTCAGACAGTGAAGAATCCATAACTGTAGAACCTGTGGCAGAAGGATTAAAGGTTTATGACAATCCTGTAGGAGTGTTGACTAACAATCCACCATTTCCACAGCAGATGTTTATGTTAAACAATTACATGAACCTGTCCCCAAGACAGCCGGAAAACAAATTTGCATCAGAACTTGATTTGACAACTTACAGCAGAGGAATGGGAGCGTTAGGACTTCCGGGAGATTTATCATCAGCCTCACGTTTTGCTAAGGTTGCCTTCACAAAGATGAATTCTGTTTCAGGTAATTCAGAGGCAGAAAGTGTAAGCCAGTTCTTCCATATTTTGGGCTCTGTTGACCAGCAGAGAGGCTGTTGTGAAGTAGCGGAAGATAAGTACGAAATCACATTGTACACTTCATGTTGCAATGCTAAAAAGGGAATTTATTATTATACAACATATGATAATCAGCAGATAACAGCAGTTGATATGAACAGAGAAAACTTAGATGGCGCGGAAGTAGTCAGATATCCGCTAATAAAGGAACAGCAGATTAATTGGCAGAATTAA
- a CDS encoding NAD(P)/FAD-dependent oxidoreductase: MRHYDVIVIGAGPGGIFATYELAKKQPELSIAVFEAGHKLSGRKCPIDGDKIPNCINCKSCSIMSGFGGAGAFSDGKYNITNDFGGTLYEHIGKKQAIELMKYVDEINMEHGGEGTRLFSTAGTKFKKICMQNKLKLLDASVRHLGTDINYVVLENLYDELKDKADFYFDTPVSSITHLDKGYSIHTEDEDFECKDCIVSVGRSGSKWMEQVCHEMDIPTKSNRVDIGVRVELPAVIFSHLTDELYESKIVYRTQQFEDNVRTFCMNPHGIVVNENTNGIVTVNGHSYEGEEMQTENTNFALLVAKHFSEPFKDSNGYGESIARLSNMLGGGVIVQRFGDLVRGRRSTESRIEEGLVTPTLSATPGDLSLVLPKRILDGIIEMIYALDKIAPGTANDDTLLYGVEVKFYNMEVELNDNLECKYDGLYIIGDGSGVTHSLSHASASGVYVARHICEKAE, encoded by the coding sequence ATGAGACATTATGATGTTATTGTAATTGGTGCCGGACCGGGTGGTATTTTTGCCACATATGAATTGGCAAAAAAGCAGCCTGAACTTTCTATTGCTGTTTTTGAAGCCGGACATAAGTTATCAGGAAGAAAGTGTCCTATTGATGGTGACAAGATTCCTAACTGCATCAATTGTAAAAGCTGCTCTATTATGAGTGGTTTCGGTGGTGCCGGAGCTTTTTCTGATGGTAAATATAATATTACTAATGATTTTGGTGGCACTCTTTATGAACACATTGGTAAAAAACAGGCCATTGAATTAATGAAATATGTTGACGAAATTAACATGGAACACGGTGGAGAAGGCACAAGACTTTTCTCAACTGCCGGAACTAAGTTTAAGAAGATTTGTATGCAGAACAAGCTTAAACTTCTTGATGCTTCTGTTCGTCACTTGGGAACTGACATTAACTATGTTGTTCTTGAAAATTTATATGACGAATTAAAAGATAAGGCTGATTTTTACTTTGACACACCTGTTTCTTCAATTACTCATTTAGATAAAGGCTATAGTATTCATACTGAAGATGAAGATTTTGAATGTAAAGATTGTATTGTTTCTGTAGGTCGAAGCGGAAGCAAGTGGATGGAACAGGTTTGCCACGAAATGGACATACCTACTAAGTCTAACCGTGTTGACATTGGTGTTCGTGTTGAACTTCCTGCTGTTATCTTCTCTCATCTTACAGATGAATTGTATGAAAGTAAGATTGTTTACCGTACACAGCAATTCGAAGACAATGTTCGTACTTTCTGTATGAACCCACACGGTATTGTTGTTAACGAAAATACTAACGGCATTGTTACTGTTAACGGACACAGTTATGAAGGTGAAGAAATGCAGACTGAAAATACTAACTTTGCCCTTTTGGTTGCTAAGCATTTCTCTGAGCCTTTCAAAGACAGTAACGGATATGGTGAAAGTATTGCCCGCCTTTCTAATATGCTTGGTGGTGGCGTAATTGTTCAGCGTTTCGGTGACTTAGTAAGAGGTCGTAGAAGTACTGAAAGCCGAATTGAAGAAGGACTTGTTACTCCTACTCTTTCAGCTACTCCAGGTGATTTAAGCCTTGTACTTCCAAAGCGTATCTTGGATGGAATCATTGAAATGATTTATGCCTTAGATAAAATTGCTCCAGGTACAGCCAATGATGATACATTGCTATATGGTGTAGAAGTTAAGTTCTACAATATGGAAGTTGAACTTAATGACAATCTTGAATGTAAATATGACGGATTATATATTATCGGCGACGGAAGTGGTGTTACACATTCACTTTCACATGCTTCAGCCAGTGGTGTGTATGTTGCAAGACATATATGTGAAAAGGCAGAATAA
- a CDS encoding response regulator, whose translation MIKESREKNRLLIADDSKMNREILKEILGDEYIVTEAKDGTEAIELLKKEEDSFSALLLDLNMPETNGYQVLEWMNEEYVIERIPVIVILAEDNHENIEKAYELGAIDYFTHPFDMFEIQKRVAGTLNLYKKYENLIMASKQVIYVCNSDYSRILYASDGFCRKFNVERNNPYNVSIARGISFYIDENGNKKSVDQWFRDADKKMYKDKKESR comes from the coding sequence ATGATAAAGGAATCAAGAGAAAAAAATAGATTACTAATTGCGGATGATTCCAAGATGAATAGAGAAATTCTGAAAGAAATCCTCGGAGATGAATATATTGTTACAGAAGCAAAAGATGGAACAGAAGCAATCGAGTTACTAAAGAAGGAAGAAGATTCATTTTCAGCACTTCTATTGGATTTAAATATGCCTGAAACTAACGGATATCAGGTATTGGAATGGATGAATGAAGAATATGTTATTGAACGTATTCCGGTAATTGTGATTTTAGCGGAAGATAATCACGAAAACATTGAGAAAGCCTACGAATTAGGTGCAATTGATTATTTTACACATCCTTTTGATATGTTTGAAATACAGAAAAGAGTTGCGGGAACTCTTAACTTGTATAAGAAATACGAGAATTTAATTATGGCATCAAAGCAGGTTATATATGTATGTAATTCAGATTATAGTCGAATACTTTATGCCAGTGATGGTTTTTGCCGAAAGTTTAATGTTGAAAGAAACAATCCATATAATGTGTCAATAGCGCGAGGTATAAGTTTCTACATTGATGAAAATGGAAATAAAAAATCTGTTGATCAGTGGTTTAGAGATGCAGATAAAAAAATGTATAAAGACAAAAAAGAAAGTCGTTAA
- a CDS encoding aldose 1-epimerase family protein translates to MKLENQYLLVEASEDGAEITKIYNKEDGTDIIWEGNPEFWKRHSPVLFPNVGKTYKNKMLINGEEYTTSQHGFARDSVFECVESTDSMVSFLLNSSEETKKKYPFDFKLFVNYYLEGKEVKVEWKVENTGNETMYFTIGAHPAFRFAKKDEVKSDYILKFPGKDQLEYILVDKETEDGMGTAIPEEKRTLKLENNTYVLNEEIFDNDALILDGTQIEEAWVCHKDGTPYVGMKCEGFPSFGIWSVKDAPFVCLEPWMGRCDDRGFNKEISQKNNINKVEPGKEFLKAYTIIVA, encoded by the coding sequence ATGAAATTGGAAAATCAGTATCTTTTGGTAGAAGCATCAGAAGACGGAGCAGAGATTACAAAAATTTACAATAAGGAAGATGGAACAGACATTATATGGGAAGGTAATCCTGAGTTTTGGAAGAGACATTCACCGGTTCTTTTCCCTAATGTAGGTAAAACGTACAAGAACAAGATGCTGATTAATGGAGAGGAATACACTACAAGCCAGCATGGATTTGCAAGGGATAGTGTTTTTGAATGTGTGGAAAGCACAGATAGTATGGTATCTTTTTTGTTAAATTCATCAGAAGAAACAAAGAAGAAATACCCTTTTGATTTTAAACTATTTGTTAATTATTACTTAGAAGGCAAAGAAGTTAAAGTTGAATGGAAGGTTGAAAATACAGGAAATGAGACAATGTATTTTACAATAGGTGCTCATCCTGCATTTAGATTTGCCAAGAAAGATGAAGTTAAGTCAGATTATATTCTTAAATTCCCCGGCAAGGATCAGTTAGAATATATTTTAGTAGATAAAGAAACAGAAGACGGAATGGGAACAGCAATTCCGGAAGAAAAAAGAACACTTAAGCTTGAAAATAATACATATGTATTAAATGAAGAAATTTTTGACAATGACGCACTTATTTTGGATGGAACTCAGATTGAAGAAGCATGGGTATGTCACAAGGATGGAACACCTTATGTTGGAATGAAATGTGAAGGGTTCCCAAGTTTCGGAATTTGGTCAGTTAAGGATGCTCCATTTGTATGCTTAGAGCCATGGATGGGACGTTGTGACGACAGAGGTTTTAATAAGGAAATTTCACAGAAGAACAATATAAATAAAGTAGAGCCGGGAAAAGAATTTTTAAAGGCATATACAATTATAGTTGCATAA
- a CDS encoding NUDIX hydrolase, protein MSNYKKVKKQSDNPFLNLYKLDAVDREGKVFDYYFVSRRDEEHIKLKTKDNTPEGIVVYAVTDEEKPRLLVIKEYRYPLDEYIYELPAGIIDPGEVAEQSAVREIKEETGFDLKVYKGGNEAFRRPFYMGPGFTDESNGTVFGTIHVEEVEQQLESAERIQVMLADKEQVKRILKEERVTLRGAYLMMMYLKSENGLDFLEV, encoded by the coding sequence ATGTCTAATTATAAAAAAGTGAAGAAACAATCAGATAATCCATTTCTTAATTTATACAAATTAGATGCGGTAGATAGAGAAGGAAAAGTCTTTGACTATTATTTTGTATCAAGAAGAGATGAAGAACATATTAAATTAAAAACTAAAGACAATACTCCTGAGGGCATTGTTGTTTATGCCGTAACAGATGAGGAAAAACCAAGATTATTAGTAATTAAGGAATATAGATATCCTTTGGACGAATATATTTATGAACTTCCAGCAGGAATCATAGATCCGGGAGAAGTGGCAGAGCAGTCGGCTGTTAGAGAAATTAAGGAAGAAACAGGTTTCGATTTGAAAGTATATAAAGGTGGCAATGAAGCATTTAGAAGACCTTTTTATATGGGACCGGGTTTTACAGATGAGTCAAATGGCACAGTCTTTGGAACAATTCACGTTGAAGAAGTGGAGCAGCAGCTTGAAAGTGCCGAGCGCATACAGGTTATGCTGGCAGATAAGGAGCAGGTGAAGAGAATATTAAAGGAAGAAAGAGTAACACTTCGAGGGGCTTATCTTATGATGATGTATTTGAAGTCAGAGAATGGGCTGGATTTTTTGGAAGTTTAA
- a CDS encoding cysteine-rich small domain-containing protein: MDKKEEISKKYWEEKEFSYFSHRKCEFFPCHKNADGNNFNCLFCYCPLYTLGDKCGGNFRYLDNGIKDCSDCLYPHFKENYGKVVERFSEIVKSMNEKR; this comes from the coding sequence ATGGATAAAAAGGAAGAGATTTCTAAGAAATATTGGGAGGAAAAAGAATTTTCCTATTTTTCTCATAGGAAATGTGAATTTTTCCCTTGTCACAAGAATGCTGATGGAAATAATTTTAATTGTTTATTTTGCTATTGTCCTCTTTATACTTTGGGCGATAAGTGTGGTGGCAATTTTAGGTATTTGGATAATGGGATTAAGGATTGCAGCGATTGTCTGTATCCTCATTTTAAGGAGAATTACGGAAAGGTTGTGGAGCGATTTAGTGAAATCGTGAAATCTATGAATGAAAAAAGATAA
- a CDS encoding AAA family ATPase, whose product MSKETRFTGTDTYVASDDLMASVEVATKLQKPLLIKGEPGTGKTMLAEAVAKSLDMELLIWNIKSTTKAQDGLYIYDTIQRLYDSQFGVEGVDDISRYIKLGKLGEAFKKDKQVVLLIDEIDKADLEFPNDLLWELDKMEFYINETKETVKAKVRPIVIITSNAEKELPDAFLRRCIFHYITFPDERLMKLIVNAHFENLEENLLEQAMKTFYKIRNIRDIRKKPSTSEFIDWIRALMIGGVDPDTIEQKLPYLGVLIKKDEDLETVVRMNL is encoded by the coding sequence ATGTCAAAAGAAACAAGATTTACAGGAACAGATACTTATGTGGCATCAGATGATTTAATGGCATCTGTGGAAGTGGCTACTAAATTGCAGAAGCCTTTATTGATTAAAGGTGAACCGGGAACAGGTAAGACTATGTTAGCAGAAGCAGTAGCTAAATCATTGGATATGGAACTGCTTATTTGGAATATTAAATCAACAACTAAAGCTCAGGATGGTTTGTATATATACGATACAATTCAGCGTTTGTACGACAGCCAGTTTGGTGTAGAGGGTGTTGACGATATTTCAAGATATATTAAACTTGGAAAGCTTGGTGAGGCTTTCAAGAAAGATAAACAGGTTGTTTTGTTAATTGATGAAATTGACAAGGCAGATTTGGAATTTCCTAATGACTTGCTTTGGGAATTGGACAAGATGGAATTTTATATTAATGAAACTAAAGAAACAGTTAAGGCAAAGGTTAGGCCAATTGTTATTATTACATCTAACGCAGAAAAGGAATTACCGGACGCTTTCCTTAGACGCTGTATTTTCCATTATATTACCTTCCCTGACGAAAGATTAATGAAGCTTATTGTAAATGCTCATTTTGAAAATTTGGAAGAGAATCTTTTGGAGCAGGCAATGAAGACTTTTTACAAAATCAGAAATATTAGAGATATTAGAAAGAAGCCAAGTACGTCAGAATTTATTGATTGGATTAGAGCGTTAATGATAGGTGGCGTTGATCCTGATACTATTGAGCAGAAATTACCATATCTTGGTGTGCTTATTAAGAAGGATGAAGATTTAGAAACAGTAGTAAGAATGAATCTGTAA